One stretch of Camelus bactrianus isolate YW-2024 breed Bactrian camel chromosome 19, ASM4877302v1, whole genome shotgun sequence DNA includes these proteins:
- the LZTS3 gene encoding leucine zipper putative tumor suppressor 3 isoform X1: MRISGAGVPRCGLETKEPGSRAFLSTGNPRPCSPCSCGPALGEGGRTSTEVLRGIHGELSRIKVHKEQGEGSNPGSLPGGSEFFEGFCLRGILQGAAGRGGPAPPRPAPPTCRNRRPGGRHGRRSQRAALRPLPWPQPDPGPLPRGENCSPGWLSRPVQSRAAGSGRAPTARVRHMAPADRASEGPRLEDLSAPHSLGKCPPGLVMAKLETLPVRADPGRDPLLAFAPRPSELGPPDPRLAMGSVGSGVAHTQEFAMKSVGTRTGGGGSQGSFPGPRGSGASRERPGRYPSEDKALANSLYLNGELRGSDHTDVCGNVVGSSGGSSSSGGSDKAPPQYREPSHPPKLLATSGKLDQCSEPLVRPSAFKPVVPKNFHSMQNLCPPQTNGTPEGRQGPGGLKGGLDKSRTMTPAGGGGGGLSDSGRNSLTSLPTYSSSYSQHLAPLSASTSHINRIGTASYGSSSGGGSSGGGSGYQDLATSDSGRASSKSGSSSSMGRPGHLGSGEGGGGGLPFAACSPPSPSALIQELEERLWEKEQEVAALRRSLEQSEAAVAQVLEERQKAWERELAELRQGCSGKLQQVARRAQRAQQGLQLQVLRLQQDKKQLQEEAARLMRQREELEDKVAACQKEQADFLPRMEETKWEVCQKAGEISLLKQQLKDSQADVSQKLSEIVGLRSQLREGRASLREKEEQLLSLRDSFSSKQASLELGEGELPSACLKPALTPVDPAEPQDALATCESDEAKMRRQAGVAAATSLASLDGEADAGGESGTRALRREVGRLQAELAAERRARERQGASFAEERRVWLEEKEKVIEYQKQLQLSYVEMYQRNQQLERRLRERGAAGGASTPTPQHGEEKKAWTPSRLERIESTEI; this comes from the exons ATGAGGATCTCTGGGGCAGGTGTTCCCAGGTGCGGGCTTGAAACAAAGGAACCAGGAAGCAGGGCCTTCCTGAGCACAGGTAACCCGAGGCCCTGCTCCCCCTGCTCCTGTGGGCCtgccttgggggaggggggacgCACGTCCACAGAAGTACTCAGAGGAATTCACGGTGAACTGAGCAGGATCAAGGTCCAcaaggagcagggggagggaagtaatccaggaagtcttcctggcGGCAGTGAATTCTTTGAGGGGTTCTGCCTGCGCGGAATCCTCCAGGGCGCAGCTGGACGcggaggccccgccccgccccgccccgccccgcccacctgTCGGAACCGCAGGCCCGGAGGGAGGCACGGCCGGCGCTCGCAGCGGGCGGCGCTGCGTCCTCTGCCCTGGCCTCAGCCAGACCCCGGGCCTCTACCGAG AGGAGAAAACTGCAGTCCGGGATGGCTCAGTCGGCCCGTCCAAAGTCGCGCAGCTGGTTCGGGCCGAGCCCCGACAGCGAGAGTGAGGCACATGGCCCCTGCAGACCGGGCCTCGGAGGGTCCCAGGCTTGAGGACCTGTCGGCCCCTCACTCCCTTGGAAAG TGCCCCCCTGGCTTAGTCATGGCGAAGCTGGAGACACTGCCTGTGCGCGCTGACCCAGGGCGGGATCCCCTCCTGGCCTTTGCCCCTCGGCCCTCTGAGCTCGGACCCCCAGACCCTCGCCTGGCCATGGGCAGTGTGGGCAGTGGGGTGGCCCACACCCAGGAGTTCGCCATGAAGAGTGTGGGCACCCGcacagggggtgggggcagccaagGCAGTTTCCCTGGCCCCCGTGGCAGTGGGGCCAGCAGGGAGAGGCCGGGCCGCTACCCCTCAGAGGACAAGGCCCTCGCCAACTCACTCTACCTCAACGGCGAGCTGCGGGGCAGTGACCACACAGATGTGTGCGGCAATGTGGTGGGCagcagtggtggcagcagcagcagcggcggcagcgACAAGGCCCCACCACAGTATCGTGAGCCTAGCCATCCGCCCAAGCTCCTGGCCACCTCTGGCAAGCTAGACCAG TGCTCGGAGCCACTAGTTCGGCCTTCGGCCTTCAAGCCCGTTGTACCCAAGAACTTCCACTCCATGCAGAACTTGTGTCCCCCGCAGACCAACGGGACCCCTGAGGGACGACAGGGCCCTGGTGGCCTCAAGGGTGGACTGGACAAGTCTCGGACCATGACCCCagcgggcgggggtgggggcggcctCTCAGACTCAGGCCGGAACTCACTCACAAGCCTGCCCACCTACAGCTCCAGCTATAGCCAGCACCTGGCGCCCCTCAGTGCCTCCACCAGCCACATCAACCGCATCGGCACTGCCAGCTATGGTAGTAGCAGTGGTGGTGGTAGCAGCGGCGGTGGGTCAGGCTACCAGGATCTGGCGACCTCCGACAGTGGGCGGGCCTCCAGCAAAAGCGGGTCATCCTCATCCATGGGGCGGCCAGGCCACCTGGGATCGGGGGAGGGCGGAGGTGGAGGCCTGCCATTTGCGGCCTGCTCACCACCCTCGCCCAGTGCTCTGATCCAGGAGCTAGAGGAGCGGCTgtgggagaaggagcaggaggTGGCAGCTCTGCGGCGTAGCCTGGAGCAGAGTGAGGCGGCGGTGGCCCAGGTGCTGGAGGAGCGTCAGAAGGCCTGGGAGCGCGAGCTGGCTGAGCTGCGGCAGGGCTGCAGCGGGAAGCTGCAGCAGGTGGCCCGGCGCGCCCAGCGTGCCCAGCAAGGCCTACAGCTGCAGGTGCTGCGGCTGCAGCAGGACAAGAAGCAGCTGCAGGAGGAGGCAGCCCGGCTGATGCGGCAACGGGAAGAGCTGGAGGACAAGGTGGCCGCCTGCCAGAAGGAACAGGCTGACTTCCTGCCCCGGATGGAAGAAACTAAGTGGGAG GTATGCCAGAAGGCTGGGGAGATATCCCTACTGAAGCAGCAGCTGAAGGACTCGCAGGCGGACGTGTCCCAGAAGCTGAGTGAAATTGTGGGGTTGCGCTCGCAGCTGCGGGAGGGCCGGGCCTCGCTGCGGGAGAAGGAAGAGCAGCTGCTCAGCCTGAGGGACTCCTTCAGCAGCAAACAGGCTAGTCTGGAGCTGGGTGAGGGCGAgctgccctctgcctgcctcaAGCCGGCGCTGACCCCAGTGGACCCGGCCGAGCCACAGGATGCACTGGCCACCTGCGAAAGCGACGAGGCCAAGATGCGACGTCAGGCCGGGGTGGCTGCTGCCACCTCCTTGGCTTCCTTGGACGGGGAGGCTGATGCTGGGGGGGAGAGTGGGACACGGGCCCTGCGGCGGGAGGTGGGGCGGCTGCAGGCTGAGCTGGCAGCTGAGCGGCGAGCCCGGGAGCGCCAGGGTGCCAGCTTCGCAGAGGAGCGCCGCGTGTggctggaggagaaggagaaggtcATCGAGTACCAGAAGCAGCTGCAGCTGAGTTATGTGGAGATGTACCAGCGCAACCAGCAGCTGGAGCGGCGGCTGCGAGAGCGTGGGGCCGCAGGAGGTGCCAGCACGCCTACACCCCAACATGGGGAGGAGAAAAAAGCCTGGACCCCCTCCCGCCTTGAGCGCATTGAGTCCACAGAAATCTGA
- the LZTS3 gene encoding leucine zipper putative tumor suppressor 3 isoform X2, translating into MRISGAGVPRCGLETKEPGSRAFLSTGNPRPCSPCSCGPALGEGGRTSTEVLRGIHGELSRIKVHKEQGEGSNPGSLPGGSEFFEGFCLRGILQGAAGRGGPAPPRPAPPTCRNRRPGGRHGRRSQRAALRPLPWPQPDPGPLPRGENCSPGWLSRPVQSRAAGSGRAPTARVRHMAPADRASEGPRLEDLSAPHSLGKCPPGLVMAKLETLPVRADPGRDPLLAFAPRPSELGPPDPRLAMGSVGSGVAHTQEFAMKSVGTRTGGGGSQGSFPGPRGSGASRERPGRYPSEDKALANSLYLNGELRGSDHTDVCGNVVGSSGGSSSSGGSDKAPPQYREPSHPPKLLATSGKLDQCSEPLVRPSAFKPVVPKNFHSMQNLCPPQTNGTPEGRQGPGGLKGGLDKSRTMTPAGGGGGGLSDSGRNSLTSLPTYSSSYSQHLAPLSASTSHINRIGTASYGSSSGGGSSGGGSGYQDLATSDSGRASSKSGSSSSMGRPGHLGSGEGGGGGLPFAACSPPSPSALIQELEERLWEKEQEVAALRRSLEQSEAAVAQVLEERQKAWERELAELRQGCSGKLQQVARRAQRAQQGLQLQVLRLQQDKKQLQEEAARLMRQREELEDKVCQKAGEISLLKQQLKDSQADVSQKLSEIVGLRSQLREGRASLREKEEQLLSLRDSFSSKQASLELGEGELPSACLKPALTPVDPAEPQDALATCESDEAKMRRQAGVAAATSLASLDGEADAGGESGTRALRREVGRLQAELAAERRARERQGASFAEERRVWLEEKEKVIEYQKQLQLSYVEMYQRNQQLERRLRERGAAGGASTPTPQHGEEKKAWTPSRLERIESTEI; encoded by the exons ATGAGGATCTCTGGGGCAGGTGTTCCCAGGTGCGGGCTTGAAACAAAGGAACCAGGAAGCAGGGCCTTCCTGAGCACAGGTAACCCGAGGCCCTGCTCCCCCTGCTCCTGTGGGCCtgccttgggggaggggggacgCACGTCCACAGAAGTACTCAGAGGAATTCACGGTGAACTGAGCAGGATCAAGGTCCAcaaggagcagggggagggaagtaatccaggaagtcttcctggcGGCAGTGAATTCTTTGAGGGGTTCTGCCTGCGCGGAATCCTCCAGGGCGCAGCTGGACGcggaggccccgccccgccccgccccgccccgcccacctgTCGGAACCGCAGGCCCGGAGGGAGGCACGGCCGGCGCTCGCAGCGGGCGGCGCTGCGTCCTCTGCCCTGGCCTCAGCCAGACCCCGGGCCTCTACCGAG AGGAGAAAACTGCAGTCCGGGATGGCTCAGTCGGCCCGTCCAAAGTCGCGCAGCTGGTTCGGGCCGAGCCCCGACAGCGAGAGTGAGGCACATGGCCCCTGCAGACCGGGCCTCGGAGGGTCCCAGGCTTGAGGACCTGTCGGCCCCTCACTCCCTTGGAAAG TGCCCCCCTGGCTTAGTCATGGCGAAGCTGGAGACACTGCCTGTGCGCGCTGACCCAGGGCGGGATCCCCTCCTGGCCTTTGCCCCTCGGCCCTCTGAGCTCGGACCCCCAGACCCTCGCCTGGCCATGGGCAGTGTGGGCAGTGGGGTGGCCCACACCCAGGAGTTCGCCATGAAGAGTGTGGGCACCCGcacagggggtgggggcagccaagGCAGTTTCCCTGGCCCCCGTGGCAGTGGGGCCAGCAGGGAGAGGCCGGGCCGCTACCCCTCAGAGGACAAGGCCCTCGCCAACTCACTCTACCTCAACGGCGAGCTGCGGGGCAGTGACCACACAGATGTGTGCGGCAATGTGGTGGGCagcagtggtggcagcagcagcagcggcggcagcgACAAGGCCCCACCACAGTATCGTGAGCCTAGCCATCCGCCCAAGCTCCTGGCCACCTCTGGCAAGCTAGACCAG TGCTCGGAGCCACTAGTTCGGCCTTCGGCCTTCAAGCCCGTTGTACCCAAGAACTTCCACTCCATGCAGAACTTGTGTCCCCCGCAGACCAACGGGACCCCTGAGGGACGACAGGGCCCTGGTGGCCTCAAGGGTGGACTGGACAAGTCTCGGACCATGACCCCagcgggcgggggtgggggcggcctCTCAGACTCAGGCCGGAACTCACTCACAAGCCTGCCCACCTACAGCTCCAGCTATAGCCAGCACCTGGCGCCCCTCAGTGCCTCCACCAGCCACATCAACCGCATCGGCACTGCCAGCTATGGTAGTAGCAGTGGTGGTGGTAGCAGCGGCGGTGGGTCAGGCTACCAGGATCTGGCGACCTCCGACAGTGGGCGGGCCTCCAGCAAAAGCGGGTCATCCTCATCCATGGGGCGGCCAGGCCACCTGGGATCGGGGGAGGGCGGAGGTGGAGGCCTGCCATTTGCGGCCTGCTCACCACCCTCGCCCAGTGCTCTGATCCAGGAGCTAGAGGAGCGGCTgtgggagaaggagcaggaggTGGCAGCTCTGCGGCGTAGCCTGGAGCAGAGTGAGGCGGCGGTGGCCCAGGTGCTGGAGGAGCGTCAGAAGGCCTGGGAGCGCGAGCTGGCTGAGCTGCGGCAGGGCTGCAGCGGGAAGCTGCAGCAGGTGGCCCGGCGCGCCCAGCGTGCCCAGCAAGGCCTACAGCTGCAGGTGCTGCGGCTGCAGCAGGACAAGAAGCAGCTGCAGGAGGAGGCAGCCCGGCTGATGCGGCAACGGGAAGAGCTGGAGGACAAG GTATGCCAGAAGGCTGGGGAGATATCCCTACTGAAGCAGCAGCTGAAGGACTCGCAGGCGGACGTGTCCCAGAAGCTGAGTGAAATTGTGGGGTTGCGCTCGCAGCTGCGGGAGGGCCGGGCCTCGCTGCGGGAGAAGGAAGAGCAGCTGCTCAGCCTGAGGGACTCCTTCAGCAGCAAACAGGCTAGTCTGGAGCTGGGTGAGGGCGAgctgccctctgcctgcctcaAGCCGGCGCTGACCCCAGTGGACCCGGCCGAGCCACAGGATGCACTGGCCACCTGCGAAAGCGACGAGGCCAAGATGCGACGTCAGGCCGGGGTGGCTGCTGCCACCTCCTTGGCTTCCTTGGACGGGGAGGCTGATGCTGGGGGGGAGAGTGGGACACGGGCCCTGCGGCGGGAGGTGGGGCGGCTGCAGGCTGAGCTGGCAGCTGAGCGGCGAGCCCGGGAGCGCCAGGGTGCCAGCTTCGCAGAGGAGCGCCGCGTGTggctggaggagaaggagaaggtcATCGAGTACCAGAAGCAGCTGCAGCTGAGTTATGTGGAGATGTACCAGCGCAACCAGCAGCTGGAGCGGCGGCTGCGAGAGCGTGGGGCCGCAGGAGGTGCCAGCACGCCTACACCCCAACATGGGGAGGAGAAAAAAGCCTGGACCCCCTCCCGCCTTGAGCGCATTGAGTCCACAGAAATCTGA
- the LZTS3 gene encoding leucine zipper putative tumor suppressor 3 isoform X3 — MAPADRASEGPRLEDLSAPHSLGKCPPGLVMAKLETLPVRADPGRDPLLAFAPRPSELGPPDPRLAMGSVGSGVAHTQEFAMKSVGTRTGGGGSQGSFPGPRGSGASRERPGRYPSEDKALANSLYLNGELRGSDHTDVCGNVVGSSGGSSSSGGSDKAPPQYREPSHPPKLLATSGKLDQCSEPLVRPSAFKPVVPKNFHSMQNLCPPQTNGTPEGRQGPGGLKGGLDKSRTMTPAGGGGGGLSDSGRNSLTSLPTYSSSYSQHLAPLSASTSHINRIGTASYGSSSGGGSSGGGSGYQDLATSDSGRASSKSGSSSSMGRPGHLGSGEGGGGGLPFAACSPPSPSALIQELEERLWEKEQEVAALRRSLEQSEAAVAQVLEERQKAWERELAELRQGCSGKLQQVARRAQRAQQGLQLQVLRLQQDKKQLQEEAARLMRQREELEDKVAACQKEQADFLPRMEETKWEVCQKAGEISLLKQQLKDSQADVSQKLSEIVGLRSQLREGRASLREKEEQLLSLRDSFSSKQASLELGEGELPSACLKPALTPVDPAEPQDALATCESDEAKMRRQAGVAAATSLASLDGEADAGGESGTRALRREVGRLQAELAAERRARERQGASFAEERRVWLEEKEKVIEYQKQLQLSYVEMYQRNQQLERRLRERGAAGGASTPTPQHGEEKKAWTPSRLERIESTEI, encoded by the exons ATGGCCCCTGCAGACCGGGCCTCGGAGGGTCCCAGGCTTGAGGACCTGTCGGCCCCTCACTCCCTTGGAAAG TGCCCCCCTGGCTTAGTCATGGCGAAGCTGGAGACACTGCCTGTGCGCGCTGACCCAGGGCGGGATCCCCTCCTGGCCTTTGCCCCTCGGCCCTCTGAGCTCGGACCCCCAGACCCTCGCCTGGCCATGGGCAGTGTGGGCAGTGGGGTGGCCCACACCCAGGAGTTCGCCATGAAGAGTGTGGGCACCCGcacagggggtgggggcagccaagGCAGTTTCCCTGGCCCCCGTGGCAGTGGGGCCAGCAGGGAGAGGCCGGGCCGCTACCCCTCAGAGGACAAGGCCCTCGCCAACTCACTCTACCTCAACGGCGAGCTGCGGGGCAGTGACCACACAGATGTGTGCGGCAATGTGGTGGGCagcagtggtggcagcagcagcagcggcggcagcgACAAGGCCCCACCACAGTATCGTGAGCCTAGCCATCCGCCCAAGCTCCTGGCCACCTCTGGCAAGCTAGACCAG TGCTCGGAGCCACTAGTTCGGCCTTCGGCCTTCAAGCCCGTTGTACCCAAGAACTTCCACTCCATGCAGAACTTGTGTCCCCCGCAGACCAACGGGACCCCTGAGGGACGACAGGGCCCTGGTGGCCTCAAGGGTGGACTGGACAAGTCTCGGACCATGACCCCagcgggcgggggtgggggcggcctCTCAGACTCAGGCCGGAACTCACTCACAAGCCTGCCCACCTACAGCTCCAGCTATAGCCAGCACCTGGCGCCCCTCAGTGCCTCCACCAGCCACATCAACCGCATCGGCACTGCCAGCTATGGTAGTAGCAGTGGTGGTGGTAGCAGCGGCGGTGGGTCAGGCTACCAGGATCTGGCGACCTCCGACAGTGGGCGGGCCTCCAGCAAAAGCGGGTCATCCTCATCCATGGGGCGGCCAGGCCACCTGGGATCGGGGGAGGGCGGAGGTGGAGGCCTGCCATTTGCGGCCTGCTCACCACCCTCGCCCAGTGCTCTGATCCAGGAGCTAGAGGAGCGGCTgtgggagaaggagcaggaggTGGCAGCTCTGCGGCGTAGCCTGGAGCAGAGTGAGGCGGCGGTGGCCCAGGTGCTGGAGGAGCGTCAGAAGGCCTGGGAGCGCGAGCTGGCTGAGCTGCGGCAGGGCTGCAGCGGGAAGCTGCAGCAGGTGGCCCGGCGCGCCCAGCGTGCCCAGCAAGGCCTACAGCTGCAGGTGCTGCGGCTGCAGCAGGACAAGAAGCAGCTGCAGGAGGAGGCAGCCCGGCTGATGCGGCAACGGGAAGAGCTGGAGGACAAGGTGGCCGCCTGCCAGAAGGAACAGGCTGACTTCCTGCCCCGGATGGAAGAAACTAAGTGGGAG GTATGCCAGAAGGCTGGGGAGATATCCCTACTGAAGCAGCAGCTGAAGGACTCGCAGGCGGACGTGTCCCAGAAGCTGAGTGAAATTGTGGGGTTGCGCTCGCAGCTGCGGGAGGGCCGGGCCTCGCTGCGGGAGAAGGAAGAGCAGCTGCTCAGCCTGAGGGACTCCTTCAGCAGCAAACAGGCTAGTCTGGAGCTGGGTGAGGGCGAgctgccctctgcctgcctcaAGCCGGCGCTGACCCCAGTGGACCCGGCCGAGCCACAGGATGCACTGGCCACCTGCGAAAGCGACGAGGCCAAGATGCGACGTCAGGCCGGGGTGGCTGCTGCCACCTCCTTGGCTTCCTTGGACGGGGAGGCTGATGCTGGGGGGGAGAGTGGGACACGGGCCCTGCGGCGGGAGGTGGGGCGGCTGCAGGCTGAGCTGGCAGCTGAGCGGCGAGCCCGGGAGCGCCAGGGTGCCAGCTTCGCAGAGGAGCGCCGCGTGTggctggaggagaaggagaaggtcATCGAGTACCAGAAGCAGCTGCAGCTGAGTTATGTGGAGATGTACCAGCGCAACCAGCAGCTGGAGCGGCGGCTGCGAGAGCGTGGGGCCGCAGGAGGTGCCAGCACGCCTACACCCCAACATGGGGAGGAGAAAAAAGCCTGGACCCCCTCCCGCCTTGAGCGCATTGAGTCCACAGAAATCTGA
- the LZTS3 gene encoding leucine zipper putative tumor suppressor 3 isoform X4 — protein MAKLETLPVRADPGRDPLLAFAPRPSELGPPDPRLAMGSVGSGVAHTQEFAMKSVGTRTGGGGSQGSFPGPRGSGASRERPGRYPSEDKALANSLYLNGELRGSDHTDVCGNVVGSSGGSSSSGGSDKAPPQYREPSHPPKLLATSGKLDQCSEPLVRPSAFKPVVPKNFHSMQNLCPPQTNGTPEGRQGPGGLKGGLDKSRTMTPAGGGGGGLSDSGRNSLTSLPTYSSSYSQHLAPLSASTSHINRIGTASYGSSSGGGSSGGGSGYQDLATSDSGRASSKSGSSSSMGRPGHLGSGEGGGGGLPFAACSPPSPSALIQELEERLWEKEQEVAALRRSLEQSEAAVAQVLEERQKAWERELAELRQGCSGKLQQVARRAQRAQQGLQLQVLRLQQDKKQLQEEAARLMRQREELEDKVAACQKEQADFLPRMEETKWEVCQKAGEISLLKQQLKDSQADVSQKLSEIVGLRSQLREGRASLREKEEQLLSLRDSFSSKQASLELGEGELPSACLKPALTPVDPAEPQDALATCESDEAKMRRQAGVAAATSLASLDGEADAGGESGTRALRREVGRLQAELAAERRARERQGASFAEERRVWLEEKEKVIEYQKQLQLSYVEMYQRNQQLERRLRERGAAGGASTPTPQHGEEKKAWTPSRLERIESTEI, from the exons ATGGCGAAGCTGGAGACACTGCCTGTGCGCGCTGACCCAGGGCGGGATCCCCTCCTGGCCTTTGCCCCTCGGCCCTCTGAGCTCGGACCCCCAGACCCTCGCCTGGCCATGGGCAGTGTGGGCAGTGGGGTGGCCCACACCCAGGAGTTCGCCATGAAGAGTGTGGGCACCCGcacagggggtgggggcagccaagGCAGTTTCCCTGGCCCCCGTGGCAGTGGGGCCAGCAGGGAGAGGCCGGGCCGCTACCCCTCAGAGGACAAGGCCCTCGCCAACTCACTCTACCTCAACGGCGAGCTGCGGGGCAGTGACCACACAGATGTGTGCGGCAATGTGGTGGGCagcagtggtggcagcagcagcagcggcggcagcgACAAGGCCCCACCACAGTATCGTGAGCCTAGCCATCCGCCCAAGCTCCTGGCCACCTCTGGCAAGCTAGACCAG TGCTCGGAGCCACTAGTTCGGCCTTCGGCCTTCAAGCCCGTTGTACCCAAGAACTTCCACTCCATGCAGAACTTGTGTCCCCCGCAGACCAACGGGACCCCTGAGGGACGACAGGGCCCTGGTGGCCTCAAGGGTGGACTGGACAAGTCTCGGACCATGACCCCagcgggcgggggtgggggcggcctCTCAGACTCAGGCCGGAACTCACTCACAAGCCTGCCCACCTACAGCTCCAGCTATAGCCAGCACCTGGCGCCCCTCAGTGCCTCCACCAGCCACATCAACCGCATCGGCACTGCCAGCTATGGTAGTAGCAGTGGTGGTGGTAGCAGCGGCGGTGGGTCAGGCTACCAGGATCTGGCGACCTCCGACAGTGGGCGGGCCTCCAGCAAAAGCGGGTCATCCTCATCCATGGGGCGGCCAGGCCACCTGGGATCGGGGGAGGGCGGAGGTGGAGGCCTGCCATTTGCGGCCTGCTCACCACCCTCGCCCAGTGCTCTGATCCAGGAGCTAGAGGAGCGGCTgtgggagaaggagcaggaggTGGCAGCTCTGCGGCGTAGCCTGGAGCAGAGTGAGGCGGCGGTGGCCCAGGTGCTGGAGGAGCGTCAGAAGGCCTGGGAGCGCGAGCTGGCTGAGCTGCGGCAGGGCTGCAGCGGGAAGCTGCAGCAGGTGGCCCGGCGCGCCCAGCGTGCCCAGCAAGGCCTACAGCTGCAGGTGCTGCGGCTGCAGCAGGACAAGAAGCAGCTGCAGGAGGAGGCAGCCCGGCTGATGCGGCAACGGGAAGAGCTGGAGGACAAGGTGGCCGCCTGCCAGAAGGAACAGGCTGACTTCCTGCCCCGGATGGAAGAAACTAAGTGGGAG GTATGCCAGAAGGCTGGGGAGATATCCCTACTGAAGCAGCAGCTGAAGGACTCGCAGGCGGACGTGTCCCAGAAGCTGAGTGAAATTGTGGGGTTGCGCTCGCAGCTGCGGGAGGGCCGGGCCTCGCTGCGGGAGAAGGAAGAGCAGCTGCTCAGCCTGAGGGACTCCTTCAGCAGCAAACAGGCTAGTCTGGAGCTGGGTGAGGGCGAgctgccctctgcctgcctcaAGCCGGCGCTGACCCCAGTGGACCCGGCCGAGCCACAGGATGCACTGGCCACCTGCGAAAGCGACGAGGCCAAGATGCGACGTCAGGCCGGGGTGGCTGCTGCCACCTCCTTGGCTTCCTTGGACGGGGAGGCTGATGCTGGGGGGGAGAGTGGGACACGGGCCCTGCGGCGGGAGGTGGGGCGGCTGCAGGCTGAGCTGGCAGCTGAGCGGCGAGCCCGGGAGCGCCAGGGTGCCAGCTTCGCAGAGGAGCGCCGCGTGTggctggaggagaaggagaaggtcATCGAGTACCAGAAGCAGCTGCAGCTGAGTTATGTGGAGATGTACCAGCGCAACCAGCAGCTGGAGCGGCGGCTGCGAGAGCGTGGGGCCGCAGGAGGTGCCAGCACGCCTACACCCCAACATGGGGAGGAGAAAAAAGCCTGGACCCCCTCCCGCCTTGAGCGCATTGAGTCCACAGAAATCTGA